One genomic segment of Belonocnema kinseyi isolate 2016_QV_RU_SX_M_011 chromosome 2, B_treatae_v1, whole genome shotgun sequence includes these proteins:
- the LOC117167185 gene encoding mitochondrial inner membrane protein OXA1L-like — MFSRISLSTYCRALTKPHMGRQSFPQTRSLHVSHRIKDIKVINSRIRCLGPHSSHSTAFSANLIRFASTAEATEVSAENALPEIPEPPTAVDPEIVQVIGDSLQSYGLGGYLPIGLTQHFLFFINTTCGLPWWTTIILGTAGIKVALFPLFLKMQKHQALTSFHAKDLGYFERRKKDAIADGNQMKVQMYSLKQDEFYASHGMMTTKQTVVHYGVQGAVFFVFFMAMNGMARVPIESMKTGGLSWFSDLTVADPYYVLPVLSALSTALFIHLSPPPAMGQKLQGIQKYIKFLVPVVTLPFMVYFKSAVMLYIITNTWLTFLSQILVKIPKFRALCKLPPLIESAANNQANTPSGMTDSMKGTLMEVWKDIRHSRATNAAYVLDQKKFEAAGRGALIKTYKYDPTKEMPKAAR, encoded by the exons atgttttcacgtATATCTTTAAGTACTTACTGTCGTGCGTTGACAAAACCACACATGGGACGACAG tcatTTCCACAAACTAGATCCTTACACGTATCTCATCGTATTAAAGATATTAAGGTTATTAATTCAAGAATCCGCTGCTTAGGACCTCATTCATCCCATTCAACAGCTTTTAGTGCAAATCTTATAAGATTTGCAAGTACCGCTGAAGCGACTGAAGTGTCTGCAGAAAATGCACTACCCGAAATACCTG aaccGCCGACTGCTGTGGACCCAGAAATTGTCCAGGTTATTGGCGATTCGCTTCAAAGTTACGGTTTAGGAGGTTACTTGCCAATAGGAttgacacaacattttttattctttataaacaCTACATGTGGACTTCCTTGGTGGACGACAATTATTCtgg gAACGGCCGGTATAAAAGTGGCGCTCTTTCCATTATTTCTGAAAATGCAGAAACACCAGGCATTGACAAGTTTTCACGCAAAAGACTTGGGctatttcgaaagaagaaaaaaagatgcaataGCCGACGGAAATCAGATGAAAG ttcagaTGTATTCTTTGAAACAAGACGAATTCTACGCTTCTCACGGCATGATGACGACAAAACAAACTGTGGTGCATTATGGGGTTcag GGAGCtgttttctttgtatttttcatGGCGATGAACGGAATGGCACGTGTGCCGATTGAAAGTATGAAAACGGGTGGTCTTTCGTGGTTTTCTGATTTAACTGTAGCCGATCCTTACTATGTGTTACCGGTACTTTCCGCACTTTCTACGGCATTATTTATTCACTTATCGCCACCTCCCGCGATGGGACAAAAATTACAGGGGATACAGAAGTACATCAAATTCTTGGTACCTGTAGTCACTCTGCCATTTATGGTATATTTTAAATCG GCTGTAATGTTGTACATTATAACGAACACTTGGCTCACATTTCTCAGCCAAATTTTAGTCAAAATACCGAAATTTAGAGCTTTATGCAAACTTCCACCTTTAATAGAATCAGCTGCAAATAATCAAGCAAATACTCCATCAGGAATGACCGACTCGATGAAAGGAACTTTAATGGAAG TCTGGAAAGATATCAGACACAGCCGAGCTACAAATGCTGCATACGTCTTGGATCAAAAGAAATTTGAAGCTGCGGGCAGAGGGGCCTTAATTAAAACATATAAATACGACCCAACGAAAGAAATGCCAAAAGCTGCAAGATAA
- the LOC117167782 gene encoding DNA repair protein XRCC1 — protein sequence MIIKLEKVISCSSENPSYPASNLLEYRTTSNSSWRCAKPGESLATVIFQLAESSCITGVEIGNYRSCIVIVTASTTAEPDNWIPIINHQFLTHDEAANGKFKDQVQIFTKKDLNPEILKTKFDRVKVTCMQSANPREVFGLSFLVLRTEIVVDMGLDVFGRFKMKDSNEEKDLSADKFKDTYLKLFGNKKPGSYKDELKDKMKENGLNNFAKRQEEEREHKTKPLLEKLEAGKADEVFGKAKDSPNSKPVARTPFGDVIPSTSKTKEDKNESNKLKNGRKRSLSPDASQEAATAISKKAKCNKCEAISSDKICEVCNKLPPQKAPEMKKIESKKAGEVPPKKRTQRKKFEELLEGVSFSLSGYVNPQRDEIRRKALKMGAKYIADPNTTDKLCTHLICAFKNTPKSQQLKGHSKIVSHKFIEDCFDKKRRIPWRRFALDKKEREESDSEEEFAGIGKFIPSEDEENDDTDEDFKPYDEETDDEDSDSNY from the exons ATGATAATTAAACTGGAAAAAGTGATAAGCTGTTCCTCGGAGAATCCGTCTTATCCAGCCTCAAATCTACTGGAATATCGAACAACCTCGAATTCATCCTGGCGGTGTGCTAAACCCGGTGAATCCTTGGCTACAGTTATTTTTCAACTCGCAGAATCTTCTTGTATAACAGGAGTCGAAATTGGAAATTATCGCTCCTGCATAGTCATCGTAACAGCCTCAACAACCGCGGAGCCAGATAATTGGATTCCGATAATAAATCATCAATTTCTCACCCATGATGAAGCTGCCAATGGGAAATTCAAGGACCAAGTGCAGATTTTCACGAAGAAAGATCTCAATCCTGAAATTTTGAAGACGAAATTCGACAGAGTGAAG gtAACCTGTATGCAGTCTGCAAATCCGAGAGAGGTTTTTGGATTGTCCTTTCTAGTTTTGAGAACTGAAATTGTCGTCGATATGGGACTAGATGTCtttggtagatttaaaatgaaggATTCGAATGAGGAGAAGGACCTGTCTGCGGATAAATTTAAGGACACTTATCTCAAGTTGTTTGGAAATAAGAAACCAGGCTCCTACAAAGATGAATTGAAGGATAAAATGAAGGAAAACGGTTTGAACAATTTTGCGAAACGACAGGAAGAGGAGCGAGAACACAAGACAAAACCTTTGCTCGAAAAATTAGAGGCTGGAAAAGCTGACGAGGTTTTTGGAAAAGCAAAAGATTCTCCGAATTCGAAGCCGGTAGCGAGAACTCCTTTCGGGGATGTAATTCCGTCGACCTCGAAAACGAAAGAGGACAAAAATGAGAGTAATAAGCTGAAAAATGGTCGGAAACGATCCCTGAGTCCGGATGCATCCCAAGAAGCGGCGACGGCGATTTCGAAGAAAGCGAAATGCAATAAATGCGAGGCAATTTCCAGTGACAAAATATGTGAAGTTTGTAATAAATTGCCTCCTCAGAAAGCccctgaaatgaaaaaaattgaaagtaaaaagGCAGGGGAGGTTCCACCGAAAAAAAGGACACAGAGGAAGAAATTTGAGGAACTTTTGGAGGGAGTTTCATTTTCCTTGAGTGGATATGTTAATCCGCAGAGAGACGAGATTAGGAGGAAAGCTCTGAAAATGGGAGCGAAATATATTGCTGATCCAAACACGACTGATAAATTGTGCACACATCTGATTTGTGCTTTTAAAAATACTCCCAAGTCGCAGCAGCTCAAGGGCCATTCCAAAATTGTTTCTCATAAATTTATTGAGGATTGTTTTGATAAGaaaagaag AATCCCGTGGAGACGATTTGCTCTAGATAAAAAAGAGAGGGAAGAATCGGATAGCGAGGAAGAATTCGCGGGAATTGGGAAATTTATTCCATCTGAGGATGAAGAAAATGATGATACTGATGAGGACTTTAAGCCCTACGATGAAGAAACTGACGATGAAGACTCAGATTCTAATTATTGA